A window from Candidatus Wallbacteria bacterium encodes these proteins:
- the rsmA gene encoding 16S rRNA (adenine(1518)-N(6)/adenine(1519)-N(6))-dimethyltransferase RsmA, whose protein sequence is MKKSELMSTLERLAIRPSRSKGQNFLWQDAIFERISKIVPDAATVIEIGTGPGGLTETLANRFSRVIGYEIDEGLYRISVERLSALENVTLIQADFLEADLSEFCGSDLSVVGNLPFSIASQIIFKLIPYQFPMVFMLQKEVGDRLQALVGSKNYSFFTALTGYYYEVKKLFPVGPENFYPAPKVSSLLLSFTPRRRDPKDFDSFREFVKKAFSCRRKMLCNNYSEEERGRVEKSLTELGISLKSRAQELKPEQLYKLFELAKEQFVGLYPIS, encoded by the coding sequence ATGAAAAAAAGCGAACTGATGTCAACCCTTGAGCGTCTGGCAATCCGCCCCTCCAGAAGCAAAGGTCAGAATTTTCTCTGGCAGGACGCCATCTTCGAACGTATCTCAAAAATTGTACCTGACGCGGCGACTGTGATTGAGATCGGAACAGGGCCAGGTGGGCTCACAGAGACTCTGGCAAACCGGTTTTCAAGAGTAATCGGATATGAGATCGACGAAGGACTGTATCGGATTTCGGTTGAGCGATTGTCCGCTCTGGAAAACGTCACCCTGATTCAGGCTGATTTTCTGGAGGCAGATCTGAGCGAATTTTGTGGCAGCGACCTGTCAGTGGTCGGAAATCTACCATTCAGTATTGCCAGCCAGATCATCTTTAAGCTGATTCCCTACCAGTTTCCGATGGTGTTCATGCTGCAGAAGGAGGTCGGCGACAGGCTGCAGGCATTGGTAGGCTCAAAAAATTACAGTTTTTTTACCGCTCTCACTGGATACTACTATGAAGTGAAAAAGCTTTTCCCGGTTGGTCCTGAAAATTTTTATCCTGCCCCGAAAGTCAGCTCCCTGCTCCTCAGTTTCACTCCGCGCCGTCGTGATCCAAAGGATTTCGACAGCTTCAGAGAATTTGTAAAAAAAGCATTCTCCTGCCGGAGAAAGATGCTCTGCAATAACTACAGCGAAGAAGAAAGGGGGAGAGTGGAAAAATCTCTGACTGAGCTTGGAATCAGCCTGAAATCAAGAGCTCAGGAACTGAAACCAGAGCAGCTTTACAAGCTCTTTGAACTGGCAAAAGAACAATTTGTAGGGTTATACCCCATATCATAA
- a CDS encoding 3-oxoacid CoA-transferase subunit B — protein MAVAPERERIAKRIAQEFKDGDVVNLGIGMPTLVGNYVPKCVNIILQSENGMMGLGPSPEPGKEDPDVTNAGSQPVTVLPGGSFFDSATSFAIIRGGHVDATVLGSLEVDQEGNLANYMVPGKLTPGMGGAMDLTVGARRVIISTEHVTKNGDPKILKKCTLPLTAKREVNLIVSELAVMEVTDKGLLLREIWEGTTLEEVRRLTGAELIIPDKIGRFS, from the coding sequence ATGGCAGTAGCACCTGAAAGGGAAAGAATCGCGAAAAGAATAGCCCAGGAATTCAAGGACGGCGATGTGGTCAATCTGGGAATCGGCATGCCGACACTGGTCGGAAATTACGTGCCGAAATGCGTGAATATAATCCTGCAGTCTGAAAACGGCATGATGGGTCTCGGCCCGTCTCCGGAACCTGGCAAGGAAGATCCGGATGTGACCAATGCCGGCTCCCAGCCTGTCACGGTTCTGCCGGGAGGTTCCTTTTTCGACAGCGCCACTTCCTTTGCAATTATCAGGGGCGGCCATGTGGACGCCACGGTCCTCGGATCGCTGGAAGTGGACCAGGAAGGAAACCTTGCCAATTATATGGTCCCTGGAAAACTTACACCCGGTATGGGTGGAGCGATGGACCTGACAGTCGGAGCCCGGCGCGTAATCATTTCCACTGAACATGTCACGAAGAACGGCGATCCGAAAATCCTTAAAAAATGCACTTTGCCGCTTACCGCGAAACGCGAAGTCAACCTGATCGTTTCAGAATTGGCAGTGATGGAAGTTACGGACAAGGGGCTTCTGCTCCGCGAGATCTGGGAAGGCACCACTCTGGAAGAAGTGCGCCGTCTGACAGGGGCTGAACTGATCATTCCGGACAAAATCGGCAGATTCTCCTGA
- a CDS encoding 3-oxoacid CoA-transferase subunit A, with product AGLGGVLTPTGLGTAVEEGKQKVDVKGKTFLLETPLRADVALLKAHLADRAGNLVFRGTARNFNPLMAMAADVVIVQAEHLVETGSIDPDQVMTPGIVVDHIYSEEE from the coding sequence AGCAGGCCTGGGTGGAGTGCTTACTCCAACCGGGCTCGGCACCGCGGTTGAAGAGGGCAAACAGAAAGTGGACGTCAAAGGCAAAACATTTTTACTGGAAACGCCTCTGCGCGCTGATGTGGCGTTACTGAAAGCACATCTCGCAGACAGGGCCGGGAACCTCGTGTTCCGCGGCACAGCCAGGAACTTCAACCCGCTGATGGCCATGGCCGCGGATGTCGTGATCGTGCAGGCCGAGCATCTGGTGGAAACAGGTTCCATCGACCCGGACCAGGTGATGACTCCGGGAATAGTTGTCGACCACATCTACAGCGAGGAGGAGTGA